The Pseudomonadota bacterium genome contains the following window.
CGAGCCTCACCCCGGAAGACGTGAAGACGGTTCTCCAGGCGTCGGCCGACCGCTACCTGCCCGATGGCACGAACTCCCAGGGGTACGGCATGGTGAACGGCCCGCGCGCCCTCGAGCTGGCTCTTGCCATGAAGAACGGCGCTCCTGCCCCGACGCTGCCGCCACTGCCGCAAGACACCACCGTGGCGAAGGCCCCCGCTCCAAAGGGTGGCCCGTCAAACGGGGTGAAGCCGATGGCCACGCCGGACGGCTATCTGCTCGCCTGAGGGCAGCCTGCTCTCCTCCCGCCCCCTCGTCGGGGGGAGGACGCCCCGGGCTCACGAAGAAGGCTCTGTCATGTCCCTCTCCTTCTTCAACACACTCACCCGCGCCGTTGAGCCGTTCAAGCCTCTTCACGAAGGCCAGGTGCGCCTGTACACCTGTGGGCCCACCGTCTACTCGTTTGCCCACATCGGCAACTTCCGAACCTACGCGTTCGAAGACATCCTGCGCCGCTGGCTGGAGTACCGCGGCTATCGTGTCGAGCACGTCATGAACATCACCGACGTCGAAGACAAGATCATCCGGGCCCATCGCGAGACCGGCAAGAGCATCCGCGAGATCACAGACCCGTACATCGAGGCCTTCTTCGAAGACCGCGACGCGCTGAACATCCTGCCTGCCCATCACTATCCGAAAGCCACGGAGTATGTGCCCCAGATGGTCGACATCGTGCAGCAGCTGCTCGACAAGCAGATGGCCTATCGCAGCGATGACGGCTCCATCTACTTCGACATCAGCCGCTTCCCCGCGTACGGCAAGCTCTCGCACATGCAGCTCGACCAGCTCAGGAGCGGCGCCCGCATCACCCACGACGAGTACGACAAGGAGACGGCGGCCGACTTCGCGCTGTGGAAGGCCTACGACGACAGCGACGGCCAGATCTTCTGGGAGACAGCCCTGGGCAAGGGCCGCCCGGGATGGCACCTCGAGTGCTCGGCCATGAGCATGTCCCTGCTCGGCGAGCACTTCGACATGCACACCGGCGGCGAAGACAACATGTTCCCCCATCATGAGAACGAGATCGCCCAGTCCGAGGGCATGACCGGTCGACCGTTCGTCGACTGGTGGCTGCACTCGCGCCACCTTCTGGTCGACCATGCGAAGATGTCGAAGTCGAAGGGCAACTTCTACACCGTGCGCGAGCTGCTGAACGAGCACGGCGTGAAGCCCTACGCCCTGCGCTACATGTACATCAACTGCCACTACCGCAAGCTCCTCGACTTCACCCTGGAAGGGGTGGAGGCGGCGCAGAAGACCGTCGATGGCCTGGTCGACTTCCTCCGACGCATCCGAGACGCGCGAGGCGAAAGCGCGGCGGCGACCGACACGGTCGCGGAAGCCATCGGTCAGGCGCGCGCAGCCTTCGAGTCTGCCATGGATGACGACCTGAACACAGCGGAAGCGCTGGGTGCGGTCCACCTGCTAGTGGGGAAGTGCAACCGCTGGATGGCCGACGGAGCGATCAATGCCGACAGCGCCGGCCTCGTGCTCACGTTCTTCCACGACATCGATCGGGTGCTGGCGCTGGGCTTCGCCGACCGGCTGGCGGATGACGGCCTGTCCCCAGCTCTGCAGGCATTGCTCGATGCCCGTCAAGAAGCGCGCGCAACCAAGGCCTGGAAGCGATCCGACGAGCTGCGCGCCGAGCTGCTGGCGGCGGGCATCGCGGTGGAAGACACGCCGCAAGGCCAGCGCTGGAAGCGGGTATAGGCACATGCGAGAGAGCCAGCTCTATGGTCGGCATCCGGTACTCGAGGCCCTGCGCGGAGGCCAGGACATCGACAAGGTGTTCCTGCTCGAGGGCGCCCAGGAGACAGAGGCGGTGCGTGAGATCCGCCGCCGCCTGCGAGAGCGGAGAATCCCGTTCTCCACCGTCTCGAAGGCCGTGCTCGACAGGCTCGCGGGAACCGCTCAGCACCAGGGTGTGGTGGCGTCCGTACCCACGCGCGACTACGCAGACTGGGACGACGTTCTCGCGCTGGCGGCCCGCCGCAAGGTCGACCCCCGCGTGCTCGTCCTCGATGAGGTTCAGGATCCGCGCAACCTCGGATCGATGATCCGCAGCGCCGACGCCGCCGGCTTTCACGGGGTGGCGGTGACCCAACGTCGGGCCGCCGGACTCACGGGCGTGGTGTCAAAGACCTCGGCTGGCGCCGACGCCCATGTGCCCGTGGTGAAGATCGGCAACGTCGCGCAGTTCCTCGAGAAGCAGGCCGAGGCCGGCTTCAGCATCGTGGGGGCCGACGCCAGTGGCACCGTCGACTACCGCGACGCTCGCTACGAGGGCCCCGTGATCGTGGTGGTGGGGGGCGAGCACAAGGGCCTGGGACGCCTGGTCTCCCAGAAGTGCCACCAGGTCGTGCGCATCCCCATGCGCGGAGAGGTCGACTCCCTCAACGTCTCGGTGGCGGCCGCCCTGCTCATGTACGAGAGCACAAGGGCCTGGCGGGCGTGACAGGCCGCCTGATTTGTTTCACATTTGTTAACTCTTCGGCTTTCGTTAACAAATCGGGTAGATGATGTTCACAATGTGAACGCCAGAACCCCTTGATCACGAACTCCGAGACTGCGATGATGACTGTGCGAGAAGTCATAACAGACAAACGCGGCGACCCGCAGACTCCCACCTCGATTGAAATACAGGAGGCAGGCACAAATGGCGAACGACAAAGAGATTGAAGGCATTGGCAAGGTCGGTTCCTCGAGCAGCAGCAAGTCGAAGGGTTCCGAGGCGGCAGGCGCTTCGCACGCCGCGTCGTCTGCGCAGCAGCCGGCCCAGGCGCCGCAGCAGAACCACCAGTCCCACGGCATCAACACCCAGGACAAGGTGAGCATCTCGAAGGAAGCCCAGGGCCTCGAGTAGACCCGAGCCCCAAGCACATCTGAAGAGGAGCGGTAGGCCGCTCCTCTTTCGCTTTCCGTGCCCTCGAGACGTGGGGAACGAGATGCCTCCCGACGTCGTCTCGTCACCGTGGGAGACAGGGGCAGAGAGCATCTGCCCTGGGTGAAGAGACGGGTTCTGAAGGCCTGCCGAAGGGCAGAATTGACACGCCAGACCGGACCCGACTTCGCGAAAACCCTGCAGTGATGCGGTTTTCTGAGGCTTGACTTCTGATCCCCCTCCCCCTATAATATGGAAAGGTTTTGGGAACAGAATCTGTCCAACGGAGGGCGTACGTTGTTGAAACTCCAAAACTCCTATATGGCCAATCTCACCCAGGAGCCCGATGAGGAGGTTGTGAAGCTCTCGAAGGGCGGCGACGAGTTCGCAACCGAGTACCTCATCAACAAGTACAAGAACTTCGTCCGGGTGAAGGCCAAGTCGTACTTCCTGGTGGGGGCAGACCGGGAAGACATCATCCAGGAGGGCATGATCGGCCTGTACAAGGCGATCCGTGACTTCCGCGCCGACAAGCTCTCCTCTTTCCGCGCCTTCGCAGAGCTCTGCATCACCCGCCAGATCATCACCGCGATCAAGACCGCGACCCGTCAGAAGCACATTCCGCTCAACTCGTACATCTCCCTCAACAAGCCCATCTACGACGAAGACTCCGACCGCACCATGCTCGACATCCTGTCGGGCACCAAGATCACCGACCCCGAAGAGGTGTTCATCAGCCACGAGCTGTCCGACGACCTTCGCGAGAAGATCCAGGAAAACCTCAGCGAGCTCGAGTCCCAGGTGCTGCTCAGCTATCTCGAGGGCAAGTCATACCAGGAGATGGCCAAGGAGCTCAACCGCCACGTGAAGTCCATCGACAACGCGTTGCAGCGCGTGAAGCGCAAGATCGAGAAGACCCTGGGCGAGAAGCACTACTGATCGCAGAGGGCGCCACCAGTTGCGCGCAAGCGAGAGGCCCGCGAAGATGATTCGCGGGCCTCTTTCACATCTCTCCGGCATTCGCAGCTCTCGCTCTCGCGTCTGCTGGCGCTCACCTCAGAGCTCCATCGAAGGTGCCAGGCCAGGCTACGGCACGGGGTCTGGTGAAGCGTCTTGCAACAAGGCGTCGGTGTCCGACCAGACGCGGCGGGCCAGCAAAGACACCTGCAAGGGCTGCAGGATGTAGTCGCGCACGGGGCCTTTGAGCGTCTGGCGCACAGCGTACACCTGTGACATATCGCGCTCCACGTCGCGCACCGAGAGCGGGTTGCTCTCCATGAGACGCTGCGCGCGCCATATCGCCCACTGCACGACCGTATCGAAGTAGCGATCGCCCAGCGGCGTTCCGAGCAACGGCACAAAGCGAGACGAACGCGCCACGATCTTGCGATAGGTCTCGATCTCTCGCTGCGACGCATGCGGAGCGAAGCGGTACTCGAGGTCGTGGAGAACCAGTCGGGGCGGGGGAGCCTTCCTGCCGTAGGTGATGCTGTAGCCGCGAACCGCAATGGTGGCGGTGTCACACGACGCCATGATCAACCGCTCCGAGCGCCCCACGATGAACGCATCGTACTGCGGCAGGCTCGGCACGAGAACGGTTCCCCGTTCGAGAACGGCCACGGTGGGCGCTCCAGAGCGCACCGTCATGTGGAACACATGACCTGCGTGAACCCCCCGCCCCGTGGTCCTTATGTCGAGGCGCTGGGCATCAACACCCTGGAGGAACGACATCTCCTTGGGGGGCACGGGAAGGAACGAGAGCACCGGAAACGGCACCTCGACCGAGCTTCCCCCTGCTCTTCGCTGGGCGTTGACGAGCGGCGCCTTGATTGGCCGGTACGAAGAATCCCAGGGCAGCACGAGACGAGTGGATGATCGCGTGATGGTTCCCGATGGAGGTTGCTCTCCCTCAAATCCCACCGGCGAAGGCACAGCGATCCCCGCGAACAGCCGGGCCTTTCTCTCTCCCCCGAGAAGCAGCGCGCCAGACGCAAGGGCCACTTCCATGCGTCCTCCCGCGCGAAGCGCGCCGCTGGGGTCGACGGCCGCCCACGTATAGACCCACTGACCCTCGAGCTCACCTTCACCGCGCTCGCGCTGCACCGTCCATCCAACGGGACCGGCCGGCGTGATGCGTGAGTCGTATCCCGGGTTCGGCACCGCGAGACTGAAGCTGCCAATGCGCTCCGCCGACCCGTTCTCGATGCGAAACACCCAGTGGTACTCGTGATTGCGGCGCACCAGCACCCGCACACGGCCGTCGAGCACCACGCCAGGGTCGGGAAGGCTGCCGCCCGGGAGAGGGGAGAGCAAGGGGGGAAGCGCGGGTCCCAGGGCAGGCAGATCGTTGCTGGTCTCTGCTTCTCGCGCGTCACCCGGCTCCGTCTCGTACTGCGCAGAAGACACGTGTGGGGTTGCAAACGAGAGCAACAGGCAGAGAGTGACAATCCCGAAGATGACGCGGCGCACGCTTTTTCAGTTCACCATGCGCCCCCCCTCCCCTGCGGCTTGACAGCACGAGGACAGAATCCCATAATACGAGGGTGAGTCGCGGGCGCGCGACTCCTGGTGTCGCCGCCGTAGCTCAATGGTAGAGCAGCGGTTTTGTAAACCGCTGGTTGCGGGTTCAAGTCCTGTCGGCGGCTCCAGACGAGATTTCGAAGAAGCCTGCGCTTGTGAGCCCCGCCCTCCTCCTGGAGAGCGGGGCTCCTGCGCTCCTCGGGCCATTGACCAAGAGGCGCGCAGCAGCCTTGTGGCGAACACGGCCCGACCTATCTCTGATCGGAGACCACTTCCATGCACATTCCGCGCGTCACAACGCGTCCCTTGGCGCTGATCCGGTCCCTCGCATGCGCCGCCCTGATTGCCCTGTCTCTCGCGTCTGCAGGTACAGCGGCTCCCAAGACCGACGAGATCCGTGACCAGATCAAAGCCACGTTGACCGAACAGGCCGCGGCCTGGAGCCGAGGCGATCTGACCGCTTATCTCGGGTTCTACGAGAACTCGCCTGACATCACGTTCGTCGTCACCGACAAGATCAACCGCGGCTTCGACACCTTGCGCGGCATCTACGAGAAGGTGTTCAACCTCAAGAACATGGGCACCATGCGATACGACACGATGGAGATCACCCCGCTCTCAGACAGCACGGCGCTGAGCTTGTGCGGCTATGTGATCGAGGTCGAGAAGCAGCCCGCACTGGGCGGCATCGTCACGTTTGCCTGGAAGAAGACCCCCCAGGGGTGGAAGGTCTTCCACGACCAGCGCAGCGCCGGTGCGCCGCGCGGGCCCCGGCAGCAGACCTCATCCGGCGGCCTGGTCATCGAAGATCTCGTCATGGGCACCGGAGACGCCGCCATCACCGGCAAGCGCGTCACGGTCCACTATGTCGGAACGTTCGCCGATGGGCGCAAGTTCGACTCAAGCTACGACCACGGCCAGCCCTTCACGTTCAACCTCGGCGCTCGCGAGGTCATCAAAGGGTGGGACCAGGGCGTTGTGGGCATGAAGATAGGCGGCAAGCGCCGCCTTCTCATCCCTGCGCAGCTCGCCTACGGCTCACGCGGCGCGGGAGAGACCATTCCCCCGAACACGCCGTTGGTCTTCGAGATCGAGCTGCTCGACGTGAAGTAGCAGATCAGCCACACGCGCCCGCACCGCGTGAAGACGCCCGCCGCATGCTCACACGAGCGCGGCGGGCGTTTGCTTCATCTGCTGTTGCGATAGAGCGGCCTAATCGGCCTCGCCGTCTTCCATCTCCTCGAGAATCTCTCGAATGAGGGGTTTGAAGAGCTTGCGCATCTCCTTGTACATGAGATCGGAGTTGTGCTCGCTGATGATCTGCTCGATGCCCGACTGAACGATGCGCGAAATCATGGCGTCCTCGTCCTGGTTCCAGAGGTAGCGGCCGATGGCGAGGGTGATGTGGAACGCCCGCGCCATGTCGCCCTTGAGAGTGAGATCGATGTTGACCTCGTGCTCGCGTGCCATGATGTCGTCGATGGCCCGCATGAAGAGCTGGACGTTCTTGCGGCGCCCCCGAGACACAGGCCGAGGCGTGATCATCTCGCCGTCGTCTCCGCGACGGGTCTTCTGCTCACCGCGCTTGCGCCGGCGCTCGCAGTTCCGGATGATCTTGTTGACCTCAGACCAGATGCGCTTCTCTTCCATTCAACCCAGGGCTCCCTCGCACATGCTTCTCCCGAAGACAGAAAGTCCGTGTCGGAGACGTTTTCAACGACTCGATTCGAACCGAACAGCGTCTCCGAAGAGACATTTTCCGGTGTTTTTTGATGGTATCAACGAAAAAACCAGGGTTCCGCCCGAAATCGAAAATCAGGCGCCCCGCATTTTCAGGCCCCCGTTGACGGCTCCGCTTGTGCGGGAGGGGTTGCGGGCTTCGGCGCGGCCTCTTCGTCTCCGAAGCGCACCTCTACAGGAATGCTCTTGCGCGGATCGGGGCCTTCCTTTGGCATGAAGCTGCCCAGCAGCGAGTAGTCGTGACGATCTCTGTCTGTGCTCATCAGAACACCTCCGAAGGATTTCGTACCGTCGTGTTCCACCCGCCACAGCGTGATTCCTGGACATCCCGGAGGCCGTTCGCGACTGGCGTGGTGCGGCGATGGGGCTCCCGCTTGCCGGAGGCGGGACTCGAACCCGCACGCCCAAGGGGCAGAAGATTTTAAGTCTCCTGCGTCTGCCATTCCGCCACTCCGGCACGGTGGCGAAGAGGTTCGAGAGGGTAGCGCTCCCCCCCTTCGCGCCTCGCAACGCGCCCGCCGTTCAGCAACGCAACGCCTCATGCACGACGTGCGCGTGGAGCAGGTTCGCAACGCTCACACGAACGTCGTGCGCGCCCACAGACCGCAGAACGGCTTCTAGGAGAGCCCCCCCGCCCACGATGTACGGGGCACGGCCGGGATCGAGGCCGACGACGTCGCGTCTCGACGAGAGCGGAAGCGCGGCCAACCGATCGGTCATCGCGCGAATCTCCGACGCCGTGAGGCGCGCGCGATGCACCCGCGTCGCATCGAAGGCTGCCAGCTGCATTGCGATGGCCGCATACGTCGTGATGGTGCCTCCCACCGCTACGACGGTGGGTGCGGCGGACGCCGCCGGGCAGCTGGCCCAGGCATCCCGGAAGACCTCTTCGAGTGCCGTTCGCATCTGCTCCATCTCGTCGCGCGTGGGGGGGTCGCTTTGAAGAAACGCTTCTGAGGTGGTCACGGCGCCCCGAGGAACGCTGACCTCCCAGGAAGGCCTGGTAAGCGCGAGCTCGGTGCTGCCGCCGCCGATGTCGACCACGAGCACCGCCTCAGGCAGCGGCTCGCCGAAGCCGAGCAGCACGCCTTCTCGTCCGAGGCGGGCCTCTTCCTCACCTTCCAGCACACGCAGGGAGATGCCGGTGCGCTCCTCGATGCGCCGAGCAAACGCTTGACTGTTGGCGGCACGACGAAACGCCTCCATGCCGAGCGCGCTCATGCCCCTGGGCGCGTACTGCCGCGCCACCGCCGCCAGCGCGTCGATCGCGTCGAGCGCGCGTTGCATGGGGGCCTCGGAAAGCACGCCCGAGGCATTGAGACCCTCGCCCATGCGGGTGACGCGAACCTCGTGATGCAGCACCTCGAGCCGCGGAGCCTCCGCACGCCCCTCGACGGCACCCACCAGGAGTTTCACCGAATTGGTGCCAACGTCGAACCCCGCCCAGATCGCGGACATCGCGCCCACCTCCTTGCGCTCCAGAGCCGCGCAGCGACTGCTTCGGAACCGCTCAGTCGCCGCCGTTCCACACCTCGACGACCGAAGACCACAGACGTGTGAGCAGCCCCGGACCGGCCGCGGGGGCCTCCGCCACGGGAGCGGGGGGACTCAGCCTGGCAGCCTTGCTCGAAGGGGCGTTGACCACCACATACGTTTGCTCATTCGGGCGAACCAGCCCCAGCGCGTCGCGGGCGACCTTCTCGACCCCGGCGTCGGTGCGCAGGAAGCGGATCTGGCTCTTCAGCCGATCGTTGACCTCGACGTCACGATCGAGCTGGGCGCGCGCAGCCTCAACCTCCTGGCGCTTGAGAGCGGTCTCCTGCTGCTTCAGGTCGTAGGTGACAAGGAGGCTGTATCCCACTACGAGGACGCCTACGACGAAGAGCAGGTTGATGCCCACCGTTCGAAGCCCTTCGAGAACCCGCTCGCGCCGTGGAGGTCGAACATCACTGGCGGTCGAGTGCGTTGCTGCGTACCCCATGGGGCCTCCTGCGCGTCGTCTGCGCGTCGCCCGCGCGGACAGGATTGAGAATAGTTCAACTCAATTCGTCAGGTTCAAAGCACTTCCTCTTGTCTGAAAAGAAAACACCGGGCCTTCTCTTCGAAAGCCCGGTGCCCACGCTCCCATGCGTCACGCGGAACCGACGCGGCGGAGCGCGCGGCTATCGCGCCCCGCCCAGTCCGGCCGCCGTGAGCTTCTCATCGCTCTCGCGCTGGAACTCTCCCATGGAGCGGTACTTCGCGTAGCGACGCTGCAGCAGCTCTTCCGCTGGGAGGGCTGCGATCTCATCGAGCGATTCGATGAGAATGTTCGAGAGCTTCCGGAAGAGCTGCTCTGGCGCGCGATGCACCCCCCCGAGCGGCTCCTGCACCACCACGTCGACAATGCCGCGACGCAGCAGATCCTGGGCGGTGAGGCGAAGCGAGACCGCGGCATCCTGGGCGCGAGAGGCATCACGCCACAAGATCGACGCGCAGCCCTCCGGCGAGATGACCGAGTACACAGAGTGCTCGAGCATGAAGACGCGATCGCCGACACCGATCGCCAGTGCGCCGCCGCTTCCCCCTTCCCCGATCACGGTGACCAGGATCGGCACCGAGAGAGAGGTCATCAGTGCGATGTTCGAGGCGATGGCCTCGTACTGGCCGCGCTCCTCGGCTTCGATGCCCGGATAGGCGCCGGGCGTATCGATGAAGGTGATGATGGGCACGTTGAAGGTCTCTGCGAGCTTCATCAGGCGACTCGCCTTGCGGAACCCCTCCGGGTTCGGCATGCCGAAGTTTCGCGCGAGGTTCTCCTTGGTCTCCTTGCCCTTCTGGTGCCCGATGACCATCACCGCACGCCCTTCGAGGTAGGCAAAACCGCCGATGATGGCCGCGTCGTCGGCATACAGCCGATCGCCGTGCAGCTCGAAGAAATCGGTGAACATGGCCTGCACGTAGTCGAGAGACGTGGGGCGCTCCGGATGGCGCGCCAGCAGAACCTTCTCCCACGGGGAGAGATTCTCGTAGATGCTCTTCTTCAGCTGCGCAGCCTTGCGCTCGAGCGCCTCGATCTCGCGCGACAGATCGACCTTGCCGGTCTGATTGACGTTCTTCAACTCTTTGATCTTCTCCTCGAGCTCGAGCAGAGGAGTCTCCACCTCAAGGACACGTTTCATGGCTACTGACGAACTCCCTGCATCGCGTTACGTGACTGGCCGGACACACCGACCCTTCCGGTGTCGAGACGCCTGGGTGGAGATGCCCCCCCGCGCCTCGGCATCGGTGCCTCCCATCGAGGCCGCGACAGCTATTTCGTGGCACTCGCCACCGTGCTGTTCCGCGTGAGAAACCCGATCAGACGGGCTATGGAAGATTTCAGATCTTTTCGTGGCACGACGCGATCGATGAAGCCGTGCTCGAGAAAGAACTCAGCGGTCTGGAAGCCCTCCGGCAGCTTCTGCCGGATGGTCTGTTCGATGACGCGCGCCCCCGCAAAGCCGATGATGGCGTTGGGCTCGGCGAGGATCACGTCTCCCAGCGCCGCAAAGCTCGCCGCAACGCCGCCCGTGGTGGGATCGCTGAGCACGACGATGTACGGCAGACGGGCCTGGGTAAGACGCACGCGTGCGGCGCTCGTCTTCGCCATCTGCATGAGGGAGTAGATGCCCTCCTGCATGCGCGCTCCACCCGACGACGTCACCACGATGACGGGAAGGCGCTCTTCGAGGCCCCGTTCCATGAGCAGGGTGAGCTTCTCGCCCACCACCGAACCCATCGAACCGCCGCGGAAGCCGAAATCCATCACACCGATGGCGGCGGAGAAGCCACTGACACACCCCCGACCCGTGAGCGCAGCGTCGGAGAGGCGTGTCTTCTTCCGGTCATCGGCGAGCTTCTGGACGTACTCCGGCCCGAACTGAAGGGGATCGGCAGGTGCCACGTCGCTGCCCCACTCGACAAACGTCTCGGCGTCGACGAGGCTCTCGATGCGCTCCCACGCGCCCAGCTTGTGATGGTGGCCGCACTTGTCGCAGACCTTGAGCTGCTCCTCGAAGGTCTTGCGGTAGACCGCGGTTCCGCACCGGCTGCACTTCACCCACAGGTTATCGGGGATGTCGCGGGCCGGACTCTCAACGGTCTTGCGGTTTGTCTTTGGGCGCTGGGCCCTGAGTCTCTCGAAGAAACCTGACATACGACTTCTCAATCTGGGCGATGTCGGCCAGTGGCCTCGGGCGCATCGCTCCGTGGCGCGCAAGAGGCGCGCCGGCTCTCCTGTCGGGCAACCCTGGCCCGGAGATGGCGGCACCATACTTCCCCACCCCGGCATGAAGTCCTCTTCAAGACAAGCAACTCATCTCGACGCTACCGACGGCCTGACCCCTGCCAGACCGCTCGGGGTGAGCGTGTCGACCTCTACCGCAGCGATGCTTCCCACGAGAGAGGCATCGCCCTCGAACTCCACCGTCAGGTAGTTGTCGGTGGTGCCACGGCAACGCCCGACCGCGTGCTCCTCGACGAGAACCTTGACGGTGCGCCCCAGGAAACGCGCTCGAAACGCTTCCTCGAGCTCTCGCGCGATCGCCAGGACGCGATCGATGCGCGCCTGCAGCACGCGCTCATCGAGGTGACCGCCCATGCGGGCCGCCGCCGTGCCCGGTCGAACAGAGTACGGAAACACGTGCAGGTGTGCGAAGGGTCTCGAGGTGAGATAGGCGCAGAGCCGCTCGAAATCGTCTTCGGTCTCCCCGGGAAAGCCCACGAGAACGTCGGCCGTGAGCGCCCCTTCCGGGAAACGGGTCAGGAAGGCCTCCACGATGGCGTCATAGTGGGCGAGGGTGTAGCCCCTGCGCATGCGCGCGAGCACGTCGTCGCTGGCGTGCTGCAGCGCCAGGTGCAGGTGGGGACAGATGATGCCCTCGTCGACCATGGTGTCGAGCATCTCGAGCGGGAAGTCCGCGGGCTCGATCGATGACAGGCGAACGCGCACGGCGCCAGACTCTCTCGAGAGAAGCGCCATGAGACGCCCCAGGTCCCACCCCTCGATGTCACGGCCGTACCAGCCCACATGCACGCCGGTCACCACGATCTCACGGTAGCCGGCGCCCACCAGCTGGCGGGCCTCTGCGAGAACCTCCTGCGGCGGCTTGCTGCGAGCGCGCCCCCGCACGAAGGGAACGATGCAGAAGGTGCACATCTGATTGCACCCATCCTGCACCTTCAGGAGCGCGCGCGCCCTCCCCTGGACCGCGTCACGAAGGTTCCGCTCATCGCGCTCGTGATGGGCGGGAAGCTCGGCGCGCACCAGATCGAGAAGGCGCTCCTTGTGCTTGTTCGACACCTCCACGACCCGCGGGGAGACGCGGGCTGTGCGCGCGTCGGGATTGCCCACAGCGCAGCCCGTGGCAATCACGCGCGCCTCTGGGTTGGCCCGCAGCGCGCGGCGTATCATCTGTCGAGACTTCTTGTCAGCAACACGCGTCACCGTGCAGGTGTTGATGACGTAGACGTCGGCGGCATCATCGAGACCCACCTCGCGAAAGCCCCGCATGAAGAACTCGCGACGAAGCATCTCCTCGTCGTACTGGTTCACCCTGCATCCAAGGGTCTCGATGTGAAAGGACGGTGCGTCGGCTGTCATGGGTGTGGAATGTATTTTTCGCTCATTTTCCCAGAAACAGAAGCGCCTTCCCAGCGACGCTGTGGAAGGCTCTCAACCGACTTCCCGGACGGCGTTCCGCACGCCGCCCGACGCCGACGAGCCACACCTTCGTGTGCAGCCCGGAGCGCGCCGGTTCGCGGAATCATTGTCGCTGACGGATGGATGCCGTCTAATGTGCGGCGACGCAGGGGGTCTAGCCCGCCTTGCGCGCAACCGCCGTCTTCTTCACATAGCGCTTCTCGTAGCGAGCTCTACGCTTCTTCTCGATCAGTCGCATGATCTTGAGTCGGGCCAATGCCTTGTCTGACTGTTCCACTGCCGTGCCTCCCTGTGCGCTCTGCGCGGGGAATCCGGTCGTGCCTGGCTTCCAGGTGCGCCTGGCTGCCCGCACGTCGGTCGGTTCATCCGTGGTCGGGGGCTGCGCGGAATCCAGAGAGCATGCTCCGCTGTGCTCACGCGCCATCCTGCTTCTACGACTCGATCATACAGGGGGCACGGAGGAAAGGCCATTAACCATTTATGAACAGATCATCACGCCTCAAACCGCATGAAACCTGAAAAAATCCTGTATTTCTGCCGGGCGCATGCACACATCGCGCACGTGCAGACTCAGGCGCGGTTGGCCTCATCTCGCTGGCGCATCAAGGACGCCACCTCGGCCTCGAGCCGATCGAACTGCGGGTACAGCATCTTGAGCACGGTCACCTGTGACGTCTTGTTGCTCAGACTGAAGCTGCGCCCACCGGTGACCGCGGACTCGCGGTACATGGCCTCGCTCCAACGGATGATGACCGTGTAGCGGCCTCTGCGATAGACAAAGGCGCGCGCACCGACCGTCACCGTCTGCGCGGAGAGCAAGACGAACGCCGCCCCGATCATGATGGCGAGGAGCAGGGCCCAGAACAAGGGAATGCCCACACTCA
Protein-coding sequences here:
- the mtaB gene encoding tRNA (N(6)-L-threonylcarbamoyladenosine(37)-C(2))-methylthiotransferase MtaB produces the protein MTADAPSFHIETLGCRVNQYDEEMLRREFFMRGFREVGLDDAADVYVINTCTVTRVADKKSRQMIRRALRANPEARVIATGCAVGNPDARTARVSPRVVEVSNKHKERLLDLVRAELPAHHERDERNLRDAVQGRARALLKVQDGCNQMCTFCIVPFVRGRARSKPPQEVLAEARQLVGAGYREIVVTGVHVGWYGRDIEGWDLGRLMALLSRESGAVRVRLSSIEPADFPLEMLDTMVDEGIICPHLHLALQHASDDVLARMRRGYTLAHYDAIVEAFLTRFPEGALTADVLVGFPGETEDDFERLCAYLTSRPFAHLHVFPYSVRPGTAAARMGGHLDERVLQARIDRVLAIARELEEAFRARFLGRTVKVLVEEHAVGRCRGTTDNYLTVEFEGDASLVGSIAAVEVDTLTPSGLAGVRPSVASR